From the bacterium genome, one window contains:
- a CDS encoding MMPL family transporter — protein sequence MRDSADIVVRYPRTAIVIGLLATLLFGIAARHVRIEASMGSILRADDPGVRYYDDVRTAFGSDDIAVVGVRADEIFAPGTLTKIARVTDQLAALPGVERVLSLTNTVDPAADVFNPPPLLPSIPPRPEDIAALRAKLAATPLYAQNLVAPDGHGAAINVVLRPMTDAEYADLRLDERIADILAAAQGPEQFFYTGVSRITRSAVTLIRRDFARFTPIAVACVVAVLWFAFRRFRAVVLPLVTVTLAVVWTVGVMALVGIPVSLGTFMLPPLLLVVGSAQAMHVISAYYEQVRRGNREGAVGEAVHAVWAPLLISSVTLAVGFGALTVSDIVAVRDLGLMAVVGVLLSTISSLGFLPAALAVWAQVASSKETAPSPRVESLMVKIGGQAYAARGTVLGVAALIAAVAAIGTARIVVESDFLAYFDPSSPVRHDHELINHTIVGSNPFYLIIEGGAPGTLRQWEVLKRIKDLQTFIGTLDGVSGSISLVDYLELLEKGLNKAGEGDVLIDEHGNIIEGTGGAPQSFWENSANLPPVLNLMAGSPSTFRAVVSGDFSRASIVVRSKVSGSREIEAMLGKIRHYVGEHFPAGLRVVPTGSLVLITGTSSRMVLDQIASVSLALLGIFAVMALMLLSARIGLLAILPNVLAVDVFFGILGWGRLPLNLGTSLIATMALGLAVDSSVHYMWRLSRELRGEADQAAAIQRTLRAVGAPMLYTTLALATGFLAFAGSSFPPIRNFGVLTAITLATAFAANLVVLPALLATTKIITLWDLLRVRLGPDFTRAIPLLAGLRPAQARIVVLMGELRQFPPGAPIVRAGEEGSEMFVILSGATDVYVRHNGDRRQVAEFRRGDVFGEMALVRNEERSADVEARDAVELLAVDQRFLQRIQRRYPRIAARVFLNLTRILSDRLQRMNERMA from the coding sequence ATGCGTGACAGCGCGGATATCGTCGTCCGGTACCCTCGCACGGCCATCGTCATCGGCCTGCTGGCGACCCTGCTGTTCGGCATCGCGGCGCGGCACGTGCGCATCGAGGCGTCGATGGGCAGCATCCTGCGCGCCGACGATCCCGGCGTGCGGTATTACGACGATGTCCGCACCGCGTTCGGCAGCGACGACATCGCCGTCGTCGGGGTGCGGGCGGATGAGATCTTCGCGCCCGGGACGCTGACCAAGATCGCCCGCGTCACCGACCAGCTCGCCGCGCTGCCGGGCGTCGAGCGGGTGCTCAGCCTGACCAATACCGTCGATCCGGCAGCCGACGTCTTCAATCCGCCGCCGCTGCTGCCGTCGATCCCACCGCGTCCCGAGGACATCGCGGCGCTGCGGGCCAAGCTCGCGGCGACGCCCTTGTACGCGCAGAATCTCGTCGCGCCGGACGGGCACGGGGCGGCGATCAATGTCGTCCTGCGGCCGATGACCGATGCCGAGTACGCCGACCTGCGGCTCGACGAGCGCATCGCCGATATTCTCGCCGCCGCGCAGGGACCGGAGCAGTTCTTCTACACCGGGGTGTCGCGGATCACGCGCAGCGCCGTCACCCTGATCCGCCGCGACTTCGCGCGCTTCACGCCGATCGCGGTCGCCTGCGTCGTCGCCGTGCTCTGGTTCGCCTTCCGCCGCTTCCGCGCCGTCGTCCTGCCATTGGTGACGGTCACGCTGGCGGTGGTGTGGACGGTCGGCGTGATGGCGCTGGTCGGCATCCCCGTCAGCCTCGGCACGTTCATGCTGCCGCCGCTGCTCCTCGTGGTGGGCAGCGCGCAGGCGATGCACGTCATCTCGGCCTACTACGAGCAGGTGCGGCGCGGGAACCGCGAGGGCGCGGTCGGCGAGGCGGTGCACGCGGTGTGGGCGCCGCTGCTGATCTCCAGCGTCACCCTCGCCGTCGGCTTCGGCGCCCTGACGGTGAGCGACATCGTGGCGGTGCGCGATCTCGGCCTGATGGCGGTGGTCGGCGTGCTGCTGTCGACGATCAGCTCGCTCGGCTTCCTCCCGGCGGCCCTGGCGGTGTGGGCCCAGGTGGCGAGCAGCAAGGAGACCGCGCCGTCGCCGCGGGTCGAGAGCCTGATGGTGAAGATAGGCGGCCAGGCCTACGCGGCTCGCGGCACCGTGCTCGGCGTGGCGGCGCTGATCGCCGCCGTCGCCGCGATCGGTACGGCCCGCATCGTCGTCGAATCCGACTTCCTCGCCTACTTCGATCCCAGCTCGCCGGTGCGCCACGACCACGAGCTGATCAACCACACGATCGTCGGCAGCAATCCATTCTACCTGATCATCGAGGGGGGCGCCCCGGGCACATTGCGGCAGTGGGAGGTGCTGAAGAGGATCAAGGATCTGCAGACCTTCATCGGCACCCTCGACGGGGTGAGCGGTTCGATCTCGCTGGTCGACTACCTCGAGCTGCTGGAGAAGGGACTGAACAAAGCCGGCGAAGGCGATGTGTTGATCGACGAGCACGGCAACATCATCGAGGGCACCGGCGGGGCGCCGCAGTCGTTCTGGGAGAACTCCGCCAACCTGCCGCCGGTTCTCAACCTGATGGCCGGGAGCCCCAGCACCTTCCGCGCCGTGGTCAGCGGCGACTTCTCGCGCGCCAGCATCGTCGTGCGCTCGAAGGTGTCGGGGTCGCGCGAGATCGAGGCGATGCTCGGCAAGATCCGCCACTACGTCGGCGAGCACTTCCCGGCCGGGCTGCGCGTGGTGCCGACCGGCAGTCTGGTGCTGATCACCGGCACCAGCTCGCGCATGGTCCTCGACCAGATCGCGAGCGTGTCGCTGGCGCTGCTCGGCATCTTCGCGGTGATGGCGCTCATGTTGTTGTCGGCACGCATCGGGCTGCTGGCCATCCTGCCCAACGTGCTGGCGGTCGACGTCTTCTTCGGCATCCTCGGCTGGGGACGGTTGCCGCTGAATCTCGGCACCAGCCTGATCGCCACCATGGCGCTCGGCCTGGCGGTCGACTCGAGCGTCCACTACATGTGGCGCCTCAGCCGCGAGCTGCGCGGCGAGGCGGACCAGGCGGCCGCCATCCAGCGCACCCTGCGCGCCGTCGGCGCGCCGATGCTGTACACCACGCTCGCCCTGGCCACCGGCTTCCTCGCCTTCGCCGGCTCCAGCTTCCCCCCGATCCGCAACTTCGGCGTTCTGACCGCGATCACCCTCGCCACGGCCTTCGCCGCCAACCTGGTGGTGCTGCCGGCGCTGCTCGCGACCACCAAGATCATCACCCTGTGGGATCTGCTGCGGGTCAGGTTGGGGCCCGACTTCACCCGCGCCATCCCCTTGCTCGCCGGCCTCCGACCGGCCCAGGCGCGCATCGTGGTGCTGATGGGCGAGCTGCGCCAGTTCCCCCCCGGGGCACCCATCGTCCGCGCCGGCGAGGAGGGCAGCGAGATGTTCGTCATCCTGTCCGGCGCCACGGACGTCTACGTCCGGCACAACGGCGACCGCCGCCAGGTGGCGGAATTCCGCCGCGGCGACGTCTTCGGCGAGATGGCGCTGGTGCGCAACGAAGAGCGCAGCGCCGACGTCGAGGCCCGCGACGCGGTCGAGCTGCTCGCCGTCGACCAGCGCTTCCTGCAACGCATCCAGCGCCGCTACCCTCGCATCGCGGCCCGCGTCTTCCTCAATCTGACCCGCATCCTCAGCGACCGCCTGCAGCGCATGAACGAACGGATGGCGTAA
- a CDS encoding protein BatD: MAALLVGLATPAFAARVHWLEPDAIGAGQTASLDLVFEDTAPAGPIALPHVDGLRVVGAPAQASDISIVNGHRSASLTLSYPVRAERTGTLHVPAFDVETSDGTQRVAALDLEVGRAMVRDRSGAARALEDAVQARLTPSTLTPYAGEVVDLDLRITLDGNHSGQVVGAPTWDAGGLAVEPWSDGHAVRTSGGNAVRFHTRAVAPQAGRLEVAPAEQEVQLETGRGRNPLADFDPFGAMQRMGGSRLFDSFFGAPQMTAVTARSNGVQLDVRPLPQPAPAGFSGAVGDFTLESTLTPDHPKTGEPVTWTLTLSGTGNWPNGVALPARAVPADLRTLQPKQRSSFGDHGRFSGEVSEDLVIVPNQPGPLALAPVRFVYFNPTSGRYETAEATPPTLEVTGAPLPAASAPAPAPAAVAAPSSEPAPLAAPALGSPLDGRAPTLAPLPWTTLRWWLIAPFALAFGLRLARRAWRVWHDHPRRRARRTARRMQVAIRAARDAASVEARLAALLDWQRAAARLLDIDLAAPTAEQVRGIGDARWAEVWAASERALYARGHGLPEQWYAAALALCAPPRGGRAARRGRRSRPLVATAATASLLLLALAMPSWGDEREALRTQVEAAPLDWIARYNLGLAEAQAGDSGRALGETAAALALAPRQAVVRANARALAASVPGAEATLAPLLDHRLAALASPAHWQLTLLAGAVLAAAGIAVGRRRPSSLLLAAGALAMAVAGVALRAQGAFADPRAALVARAAALHPLPTEAAPAADAPALAPGSLVIAGGDFLGWRQVRRADGATGWVRGSDLVPLYAPPARPRGETAA, encoded by the coding sequence ATGGCCGCGCTGCTCGTCGGCCTGGCGACGCCCGCCTTCGCCGCGCGGGTCCATTGGCTCGAACCCGACGCGATCGGCGCCGGGCAGACGGCGTCGCTCGACCTGGTGTTCGAGGACACCGCGCCGGCGGGACCGATCGCGCTGCCACACGTCGACGGCCTGCGCGTCGTCGGCGCGCCGGCCCAGGCGAGCGACATCTCGATCGTCAACGGCCACCGCTCGGCGAGCCTGACGCTGAGCTATCCGGTGCGCGCCGAGCGCACCGGGACGCTGCACGTCCCCGCCTTCGACGTCGAGACCAGCGACGGCACGCAGCGCGTCGCGGCGCTCGACCTCGAGGTCGGCCGCGCCATGGTGCGCGACCGCAGCGGCGCCGCGCGCGCGCTCGAGGACGCCGTGCAGGCGCGCCTGACGCCGTCGACGCTGACGCCCTACGCCGGCGAGGTCGTCGACCTCGACCTGCGCATCACCCTCGACGGCAACCACAGCGGCCAGGTGGTCGGCGCGCCGACCTGGGACGCCGGCGGCCTGGCGGTCGAGCCGTGGAGCGACGGACACGCGGTGCGCACCAGCGGCGGCAACGCCGTGCGCTTCCACACCCGCGCGGTGGCGCCGCAGGCCGGGCGGCTCGAGGTCGCGCCCGCCGAGCAGGAGGTCCAGTTGGAGACCGGGCGGGGGCGCAACCCGCTCGCCGACTTCGATCCGTTCGGCGCCATGCAGCGCATGGGCGGCAGCCGGCTCTTCGACTCGTTCTTCGGCGCCCCGCAGATGACCGCGGTGACGGCGCGCAGCAACGGCGTCCAGCTCGACGTGCGTCCGCTGCCGCAGCCGGCTCCCGCCGGCTTCAGCGGCGCGGTCGGCGATTTCACCCTCGAATCGACGCTCACCCCCGACCATCCGAAAACCGGCGAGCCGGTGACCTGGACGCTGACGCTGTCGGGGACCGGCAACTGGCCCAATGGCGTCGCCCTGCCGGCGCGCGCCGTGCCGGCCGACCTGCGCACGCTGCAGCCGAAGCAGCGCAGCTCGTTCGGCGACCACGGCCGCTTCAGCGGCGAGGTCTCCGAGGACCTGGTGATCGTCCCCAATCAGCCCGGACCCCTGGCGCTCGCGCCGGTGCGCTTCGTCTACTTCAATCCGACCAGCGGCCGGTACGAAACCGCCGAGGCGACCCCACCGACCCTCGAGGTCACGGGCGCGCCGCTGCCAGCCGCCAGCGCGCCCGCCCCGGCGCCGGCCGCCGTCGCGGCGCCGAGCAGCGAGCCGGCGCCCCTGGCGGCGCCGGCGCTCGGGTCGCCGCTCGACGGCCGGGCGCCGACGCTCGCGCCCCTGCCATGGACGACGCTGCGCTGGTGGCTGATCGCGCCGTTCGCGCTCGCCTTCGGCCTGCGCCTGGCGCGCCGCGCCTGGCGGGTCTGGCACGACCATCCGCGCCGCCGGGCGCGGCGCACCGCGCGACGGATGCAGGTCGCGATCCGTGCCGCCCGCGACGCGGCCAGCGTCGAGGCGCGGCTGGCGGCGCTGCTCGATTGGCAGCGCGCGGCGGCGCGGCTGCTCGACATCGATCTCGCCGCGCCCACCGCCGAGCAGGTGCGCGGCATCGGCGATGCGCGCTGGGCGGAGGTCTGGGCGGCCAGCGAGCGCGCCCTCTATGCGCGCGGCCATGGCCTGCCCGAGCAGTGGTATGCCGCGGCGCTGGCGCTGTGCGCGCCACCGCGCGGCGGGCGCGCGGCGCGGCGCGGGCGGCGCAGCCGTCCGCTCGTGGCGACCGCGGCGACGGCGTCGCTGCTGCTGCTGGCGCTGGCCATGCCGAGTTGGGGCGACGAGCGGGAGGCGCTGCGGACGCAGGTCGAAGCGGCCCCCCTCGACTGGATCGCGCGCTACAACCTCGGCCTGGCCGAAGCGCAGGCGGGCGACAGCGGCCGCGCCCTCGGCGAGACCGCCGCGGCGCTGGCGCTGGCGCCGCGACAGGCGGTGGTTCGCGCCAACGCGCGCGCCCTCGCGGCATCGGTGCCCGGCGCCGAGGCGACCCTGGCGCCGCTGCTCGACCACCGCCTCGCAGCGCTCGCCTCGCCGGCGCACTGGCAGTTGACGCTGCTCGCCGGCGCGGTCCTGGCGGCGGCGGGCATCGCCGTCGGTCGCCGGCGCCCGAGCTCGCTGCTGCTCGCCGCCGGCGCCCTGGCGATGGCGGTGGCCGGCGTCGCGCTGCGCGCCCAGGGCGCCTTCGCCGATCCGCGCGCCGCGCTGGTGGCCCGCGCCGCCGCGCTCCACCCCCTGCCCACCGAGGCCGCGCCCGCCGCCGACGCGCCGGCGCTGGCGCCGGGGAGCCTCGTCATCGCCGGCGGCGACTTCCTCGGCTGGCGGCAGGTGCGGCGCGCCGACGGCGCGACCGGCTGGGTGCGCGGCAGCGATCTCGTGCCGCTGTACGCACCGCCGGCGCGGCCACGCGGCGAGACGGCCGCATGA
- a CDS encoding HEAT repeat domain-containing protein, producing MRGVTLAVIAAGAAVLLAIAVLMRGGDEGTSSGTDAGVAARPRAGTGSAGANADAKSGNSRVEDRLNQLRADYDKRQADAPGASRREAPTASAKADKMRERAEQDLAVDDSDDDPEELAEARDTLQNNQDPDERIGAILMLTGDEGPESMRLLMESMDDPDPEVRLAAVEALGDRVEELTPGLLAKPLRDPDAEVRFEAISVLGDMEDPEALALVKEALHDPDEDNRNLAAGILDFADDDTDTTAKNAAAQPTAARP from the coding sequence ATGCGCGGAGTGACACTGGCGGTGATCGCCGCCGGAGCAGCGGTTCTGCTCGCCATCGCCGTGCTGATGCGCGGCGGCGACGAGGGTACCAGCTCGGGCACGGACGCCGGCGTGGCGGCCCGCCCGCGTGCCGGGACGGGTTCGGCGGGGGCGAATGCCGATGCGAAGAGCGGCAATTCGCGGGTGGAAGACCGCTTGAACCAGCTCCGCGCCGACTACGACAAGCGCCAGGCCGACGCCCCCGGCGCCTCCAGGCGCGAGGCGCCGACCGCGTCGGCGAAAGCCGACAAGATGCGCGAGCGCGCGGAGCAGGACCTCGCCGTCGACGACAGCGACGATGATCCCGAGGAGCTGGCCGAGGCGCGCGACACGCTGCAGAACAACCAGGATCCCGACGAGCGCATCGGCGCCATCCTGATGCTCACTGGCGACGAGGGGCCCGAGTCCATGCGCCTCCTCATGGAGAGCATGGACGACCCGGATCCAGAAGTCCGGCTGGCCGCCGTCGAGGCCCTTGGCGACCGCGTCGAGGAGCTCACCCCCGGCCTGCTCGCCAAGCCGCTGCGCGACCCCGATGCCGAGGTCCGCTTCGAGGCGATCAGCGTGCTCGGCGACATGGAGGACCCGGAGGCCCTGGCGCTGGTGAAGGAGGCGCTGCACGACCCCGACGAGGACAATCGCAACCTGGCGGCGGGCATCCTCGACTTTGCCGACGACGACACCGACACCACCGCCAAGAATGCCGCCGCGCAGCCAACCGCCGCCCGCCCGTGA
- a CDS encoding amidohydrolase has product MPPRSQPPPARDLAALKARASACIDAERAALVDLSSRIHAHPELCFEEQHAAAWLCDYLESRGLAVERGAYGLKTAFAARAGSGEPRVAVLCEYDALPGIGHGCGHNVIAAAGAGAGAALAAVVAETGGSVVVLGTPAEEGGGGKVIMGREGAFADVAAAMMIHPASLELIGMNVLAIHAVEVEYRGRAAHAAAAPHAGVNALDGLVTAYQAIAQLRQHIRPSERIHGIITDGGQKPNIVPEHAAGLFYVRAANERRLERLKQRVHDCFRAGALASGAELCTHTHGEDYSDMWTNAALAAAYEANLVQLGRRVEHAPPELISGSTDMGNVSKLVPSIHPMVAIAPPQVALHTPEFATWAASERGQQGVIDGAKALALTAIDVLCAPELRAAMRASFEAAAS; this is encoded by the coding sequence ATGCCGCCGCGCAGCCAACCGCCGCCCGCCCGTGATCTGGCGGCGCTGAAGGCGCGCGCCAGCGCCTGCATCGACGCTGAGCGCGCCGCGCTGGTCGATCTCAGCAGCCGCATCCACGCCCACCCCGAGCTGTGTTTCGAGGAGCAGCACGCCGCCGCCTGGCTGTGCGACTACCTCGAAAGCCGTGGACTCGCCGTCGAGCGCGGCGCCTACGGCCTGAAGACCGCCTTCGCCGCCCGAGCCGGCAGCGGCGAGCCGCGAGTGGCGGTGCTGTGCGAGTACGATGCCCTGCCCGGCATCGGCCACGGCTGCGGGCACAACGTCATCGCCGCCGCCGGCGCCGGCGCCGGGGCCGCGCTGGCGGCAGTGGTGGCCGAGACCGGCGGCAGCGTCGTCGTGCTCGGCACGCCGGCCGAAGAGGGCGGCGGCGGCAAGGTGATCATGGGGCGCGAGGGCGCCTTCGCCGACGTCGCGGCGGCGATGATGATCCATCCCGCCAGCCTCGAGCTCATCGGCATGAACGTGCTGGCGATCCACGCCGTCGAGGTCGAGTACCGCGGCCGCGCCGCGCACGCGGCGGCAGCTCCACACGCCGGAGTCAACGCGCTCGACGGGCTGGTCACCGCCTACCAGGCGATCGCCCAACTGCGGCAGCACATCCGGCCCAGCGAGCGCATCCACGGCATCATCACCGACGGCGGGCAGAAGCCGAACATCGTGCCCGAGCACGCCGCCGGGCTCTTCTACGTCCGCGCCGCCAACGAGCGCCGCCTCGAACGCCTGAAGCAGCGGGTCCACGACTGCTTTCGCGCCGGCGCGCTCGCCAGCGGCGCCGAGCTGTGCACGCACACCCACGGCGAGGACTACTCGGACATGTGGACCAACGCGGCGCTCGCCGCCGCGTACGAGGCGAACCTCGTGCAGCTCGGCCGTCGCGTCGAGCACGCTCCGCCGGAGCTGATCAGCGGCAGCACCGACATGGGCAACGTGAGCAAGCTGGTGCCCTCGATCCACCCGATGGTGGCGATCGCCCCGCCGCAGGTGGCGCTGCACACGCCCGAGTTCGCCACCTGGGCGGCCAGCGAGCGCGGCCAGCAGGGCGTCATCGACGGCGCGAAGGCGCTGGCGCTGACGGCGATCGACGTCCTCTGCGCCCCCGAGCTGCGGGCCGCGATGCGGGCATCCTTCGAGGCCGCGGCGTCGTGA
- a CDS encoding response regulator produces the protein MGNPPSTNAQVPNLLLIEDSEDDVLLTKRALERAHIGNHLSVARDGQEGLDMLYASALEGNRRYGLILLDLGLPKIDGREVLAKIWGDRRLRHLPVIVLTGSDEDEDMARSYKSGAVAFLRKPVQVDQLLRAVGDLPDYRLLIARIDN, from the coding sequence ATGGGCAACCCACCGTCCACCAACGCCCAGGTCCCGAATCTCCTGTTGATCGAGGACAGCGAGGACGATGTGCTCCTCACCAAGCGCGCCCTGGAACGGGCGCACATCGGCAACCACCTCTCGGTCGCGCGCGACGGGCAGGAAGGACTCGACATGCTCTACGCGTCCGCCCTCGAGGGGAACCGGCGCTACGGGCTCATCCTGCTCGACCTCGGGCTGCCGAAGATCGACGGCCGCGAGGTGCTGGCCAAGATCTGGGGCGACCGGCGGCTCCGCCATCTGCCGGTCATCGTCCTCACCGGATCCGACGAAGACGAGGACATGGCGCGCAGCTACAAATCGGGCGCCGTCGCCTTCCTGCGCAAGCCCGTGCAGGTGGATCAGCTCCTGCGCGCGGTCGGGGACCTGCCCGACTACCGCCTGCTGATCGCCCGCATCGACAACTGA
- a CDS encoding two-component sensor histidine kinase: protein MPAQPSIFRRVRLATFAFLALLTIGLVVSAALTVREQRLLRNAAAEIERLHEFQRVHVVVSQQLTRLGVDPAPDPETRQDTEQKINLLIGLTVSAKTIEKLAAVRVRLELIDTGGASHFAEGTALLAEAESAEQEHQATVLARLQRENIAQQQLELAAPIAVLAVGVLLLPLARRRIIKPLDAFAERLSRLADGDFGPAPLHGVDPFLLPLHTQLNAVAARLQELEAAHQARAASLEEAVGVAVRRLLEQQRELARAERLAATGELAASVAHELRNPLAGIQMTLANLRAEIDDREVGERVELVLSEVDRLTRLLNSLLDSARHQPEPLREVRLATLVEELLTLTRHQLPAGVRIDIQVDPQLTCRAPQDRLRQALLNLVLNAGAALGERGGVITIAARGDGDRVRLTVSDDGPGFPAEVLQNGIRPFFSTREQGTGLGLSLVRRFAREMGGELALANRAPHGAEVTLTLPLRD, encoded by the coding sequence GTGCCGGCCCAACCGTCCATCTTCCGCCGCGTTCGACTGGCGACCTTCGCGTTCCTCGCGCTGCTGACGATCGGCCTGGTCGTCTCGGCGGCGTTGACCGTGCGCGAGCAGCGGCTGCTGCGCAATGCCGCGGCCGAGATCGAGCGCCTGCACGAGTTCCAGCGCGTGCACGTCGTCGTCTCGCAGCAGTTGACGCGGCTCGGCGTCGATCCGGCGCCCGATCCCGAGACGCGCCAGGACACCGAGCAGAAGATCAACCTGCTGATCGGCCTCACCGTCTCGGCGAAGACGATCGAGAAGCTCGCCGCCGTTCGGGTGCGACTCGAGCTCATCGACACCGGCGGCGCCAGCCACTTCGCCGAGGGCACGGCGCTGCTGGCCGAAGCCGAGAGCGCGGAGCAGGAACATCAGGCGACGGTGCTGGCCAGGCTGCAGCGCGAGAACATCGCCCAGCAGCAGCTCGAGCTGGCGGCGCCGATCGCGGTGCTGGCGGTCGGCGTGCTGCTGCTGCCGCTCGCCCGGCGGCGCATCATCAAGCCGCTCGACGCCTTCGCGGAGCGGCTGTCGCGGCTGGCCGACGGCGACTTCGGCCCGGCGCCGCTGCACGGCGTCGATCCCTTCCTGCTGCCACTGCACACCCAGCTCAACGCCGTCGCGGCGCGCCTGCAGGAGCTCGAGGCCGCGCACCAGGCGCGCGCCGCGTCGCTGGAGGAAGCCGTCGGGGTCGCCGTCCGCCGCCTGCTCGAACAGCAGCGCGAGCTGGCGCGCGCCGAACGGCTGGCGGCGACCGGCGAGCTGGCGGCGTCGGTGGCGCACGAGCTGCGCAATCCGCTGGCGGGGATCCAGATGACCCTCGCCAACCTGCGGGCCGAGATCGACGACCGCGAGGTCGGCGAGCGTGTGGAGCTGGTGCTGAGCGAGGTCGACCGGCTCACCCGACTGCTCAATTCGCTGCTCGACTCGGCGCGCCATCAGCCCGAGCCGCTGCGCGAGGTGCGACTGGCGACGCTGGTGGAGGAGCTGCTGACGCTCACCCGTCACCAACTGCCGGCGGGCGTGCGCATCGACATCCAGGTCGATCCGCAGCTCACCTGTCGCGCGCCCCAGGATCGCCTGCGCCAGGCGCTGCTGAATCTCGTGCTCAACGCCGGCGCCGCCCTCGGCGAGCGCGGCGGCGTGATCACCATCGCCGCCCGCGGCGACGGCGATCGGGTCCGCCTGACGGTCAGCGACGACGGACCCGGTTTTCCGGCCGAGGTGCTGCAGAACGGCATTCGCCCCTTCTTCAGCACCCGCGAGCAGGGCACGGGCCTGGGGCTGTCGCTGGTCCGCCGCTTCGCGCGCGAGATGGGCGGCGAGCTGGCGCTCGCCAATCGCGCCCCGCACGGCGCCGAAGTGACGCTGACGCTCCCGCTGCGCGACTAG
- a CDS encoding sigma-54-dependent Fis family transcriptional regulator: MSDSLLLIEDEALLGTELARHFRREGWEVVLAPDLAAARRALHDDELAPLVVVSDMQLPDGNALDLLAEVRDRRGAGEWIFLTGYGSVADSVRALRLGAYDFLEKPCDQKRLDLIVAGAARSARAQRQIAEAARQQHQSYPVEAFVGRSGAAGTVREVLRKLSEVPFSALVIGGETGTGKGLATRILHYSGARAAGPLVEINCAALPRELLESELFGHEAGAFTGAKKRRRGLIEQASGGTLFLDEIGELELDLQAKLLKVIEDQRLRPLGAEHEVKVDVQLIAASNRDLAAQAREGGFREDLYHRLSVFGLRLPPLRDRLEDLEDLVPLIVAEYNAKARKTVRMVSDAVWTALKSYAWPGNVRELRNVIERCVLFADGDEFPLQWLQLPGRPAAAIPAAVGAPPVAGDHLVLPLDGSMSIDDMDRHIVATAVARADGNLSAAARMLGTTRQTLRYRVKKYGIKAGDDA; this comes from the coding sequence ATGAGCGACTCGCTGCTGCTGATCGAGGACGAGGCGCTGCTCGGGACGGAGTTGGCGCGGCACTTCCGGCGCGAGGGCTGGGAGGTGGTGCTGGCGCCCGACCTCGCCGCGGCGCGGCGGGCGCTGCACGACGACGAGCTGGCGCCGCTGGTGGTCGTCTCCGACATGCAGTTGCCGGACGGCAATGCCCTCGACCTGCTCGCCGAGGTGCGCGACCGGCGCGGCGCCGGCGAGTGGATCTTCCTCACCGGCTACGGCAGCGTCGCCGACTCGGTGCGGGCGTTGCGGCTCGGCGCCTACGACTTCCTCGAGAAACCCTGCGACCAGAAGCGCCTCGACCTGATCGTCGCGGGCGCGGCGCGCAGTGCCCGCGCCCAGCGGCAGATCGCCGAGGCGGCGCGGCAGCAGCACCAGAGCTATCCGGTCGAGGCGTTCGTCGGCCGCAGCGGCGCCGCCGGCACGGTGCGCGAGGTGCTGCGCAAGCTCAGCGAGGTCCCCTTCAGCGCCCTGGTGATCGGCGGCGAGACCGGCACCGGCAAGGGGCTGGCCACCCGCATCCTGCACTACAGCGGCGCCCGCGCCGCCGGGCCGTTGGTCGAGATCAACTGCGCCGCGCTGCCGCGCGAGCTGCTCGAATCCGAGCTCTTCGGCCACGAGGCGGGCGCCTTCACCGGCGCCAAGAAGCGGCGCCGGGGGCTGATCGAACAGGCGAGCGGCGGCACCCTCTTCCTCGACGAGATCGGCGAGCTCGAGCTCGACCTGCAGGCCAAGCTGCTGAAGGTCATCGAGGACCAGCGGCTGCGGCCGCTCGGCGCCGAGCACGAGGTGAAGGTTGACGTCCAGTTGATCGCCGCCAGCAACCGCGACCTCGCGGCGCAGGCGCGCGAGGGCGGCTTCCGCGAGGATCTCTATCACCGCCTCTCGGTGTTCGGCCTGCGCCTGCCGCCGCTGCGCGATCGGCTGGAGGATCTCGAGGATCTCGTGCCGTTGATCGTCGCCGAATACAACGCCAAGGCGCGCAAGACGGTGCGGATGGTGTCCGACGCGGTGTGGACGGCCCTCAAGTCCTACGCCTGGCCGGGCAACGTGCGCGAGCTGCGCAACGTCATCGAGCGCTGTGTGCTGTTCGCCGACGGCGACGAGTTCCCGCTGCAGTGGCTGCAGCTCCCGGGCCGTCCGGCGGCGGCGATCCCGGCGGCCGTCGGCGCGCCGCCGGTCGCGGGCGATCACCTGGTGCTGCCGCTCGACGGCAGCATGTCGATCGACGACATGGACCGGCACATCGTCGCCACCGCGGTCGCCCGCGCCGACGGCAACCTGAGCGCCGCGGCGCGCATGCTCGGCACGACCCGGCAGACGCTGCGCTACCGGGTGAAGAAGTACGGCATCAAAGCCGGCGACGACGCGTGA